The region GCTTCAGcaagtctctttctctcttcatttcCTCATATTGGGCTGCACCATTTTCCTCTGTTATTTACACATTTTATGTTCATGAGAGGGAATGGAGAGTGAGAGAATTATACCTTCTTTGAACATAATTTCACTGGAAAAGGCCGTAAGCTTTTGGTTTATTGAATTGTTTTCTGCCCTCATAAGCAAATTTTGGCGAGAACTATATTCAATCCTAAGGGAGTTGATCGCTACTTCGTCCTGCATACatatcaatttcatttaaatatttcacCTTAAAATAGGGACGGAGCAAGAAGGTTTAATGGACAAGGACTAAAAAATTTTGTTGGTAGGAGCTAGtaggataaatttttttttttttttcttttttgaaactGAGGGGGCATGGCCTATACCGGCCCCCTAAATCCATCCATACCTTGAAGAAGAgtattaacatattaattaaaattcatCCATTCTTATCGGTAGAGATATGTAAATTACCTGCAGAGCTTTCACTTCTGTTTCTAGTTGCATAATATACTGGAGCTGTTTGAGTCGATATTTCTGTGAATATTGTCTGCTTGCCAAAATCCTAtggaccaaaaataaagaaaaatccaTACAattaaattgctattttttttttaaaaaaaataattttcttacatACAATGCTGGAGAAGTTGATAAATCGTTTTACAAAAAAATGCAAACATAAAGTTGCCATCAAATTTTCAGTTAGTAAATTAGCACCAAAGAcagggcaattttttttttttttgttttcctttttttttaaaaaaaaaaaaaaatggtgaagaATAGGGTGTTAAGAATTAAGATCAAGCTGTTATTccatttttttgtcaaatcaaGAAAGTGTCTTgaaaacttatttatttttttaaaaaagatgtcTTGAAAAAGATTGCATACCATAAATGATCATTTACTAATACGGCACATTTGATGGAATTAATATTCTTATTggctcaaaaaagaaaaaaatattattataaattgaATAGTCATTCATTTATTTGGTTGTACACAATTTCTTTtctgaatagttattcctctccTACATAGAATTCACAAAATCTACTAATTTTTtgtccttaaaaaataaaataaacttattCTTTATATGGGTGGTCGGCTATTCATAGAATATTcatattcttttatataaattttgagtattttatgaattttgattTGATCACATGTATTGtcacaaaataaaacttataaTATGCAAGACTCATATTCACTTTTATCCCTCTAAATatgatataacttttaaaattattattgaattttagataaataatcATTATATCTAACATACATTGccctaaaatttgaaattaattaactaaattagAGAACCGTTATTATGACAATTATAGTATATAGAAAGATGGATAAACTAATAAATAAAACCTCTTGTGCCTCTTGGGGTCAATGTTAGAGTCTCGATCACGGCAATCGGCCGAAGGTGTCTGAATTTCAGATTTCGCCTCAATTTCAGCAACTGTAACGCCTTGAATGGAGGCATGACATCCGTTGATCCAAGAGTTACCTACGGAGCTAAAATTCCCATGGGATGGTGGCAATAAAATGGTTGAGGTGTTGGAGCCATGACTCGTCCTATTCAGGACCTCCATTTCTTCAACAATTTAATCACCTTCAAAGACAATCCAAAGCCATATGAGTTACATGCAAAAAGCGTAGCCAAAATACTCAGTATTTCATACTTGAACAAGTCCCAGCTGAGAACAAAGTTTGCCATCCATGCATTTTATAGATGCTAGAATTCCACGAATTTGAAGCACATGGCACCAAATATGGCATGGATGCATTGCCTCAAACCCAAATAACATCGGTATACAAGTGGAAgattgggttaaatacatttatCATTTGGATTTTTTCTTAGCAAAGAAGGAAAACcataaatgtttttgatttCATTTTGTATCGTCAAATCTGAAtctatttgtttccttttatattccaatattgGCTTCTAATTCATCCCGGTAGCATGAAGGAACGTTCGTGTTGTAAGGATATGTGTTGGTCAAGAATCATCTCCAGTTCAAATGAACTGAAAATGAGCAAGTTAGTATATCGTGATTTTTTATGTGGTACGTTAGGACATTTTAAACAGTATTCATACggtcatgtatttattttgaatgaatTATCTTGTTTGAACACAGCAccttaattatttgatttttttttttttttttaagtgttttaaacTCCGTCCTCTTAGGTTCTAATCTCATCTAGTCTAGTCCTTGCCTAATCATTGACCTTACACTTTTTCTTGCCCTAATTTTACTTCTTATAATTGTTAagatattttgatttgttttttattataatgTGTTGGGACAGGATATG is a window of Alnus glutinosa chromosome 4, dhAlnGlut1.1, whole genome shotgun sequence DNA encoding:
- the LOC133865628 gene encoding basic leucine zipper 34-like is translated as MEVLNRTSHGSNTSTILLPPSHGNFSSVGNSWINGCHASIQGVTVAEIEAKSEIQTPSADCRDRDSNIDPKRHKRILASRQYSQKYRLKQLQYIMQLETEVKALQDEVAINSLRIEYSSRQNLLMRAENNSINQKLTAFSSEIMFKEEENGAAQYEEMKRERDLLKQLFDAQTKPWES